In a genomic window of Littorina saxatilis isolate snail1 linkage group LG6, US_GU_Lsax_2.0, whole genome shotgun sequence:
- the LOC138968447 gene encoding uncharacterized protein, with protein MQRTMQAPNGMNNQGTKASGLEVLCICLRRLAYPCRFADLSQMFHRPKPELCVLFKVGIDFIYDQFSDKLTNLNQPWLTVPQLERYCAAIHAKGAPLEFCWGMVDGTIRSMCRPGHLQQEVYGHKRVHSLKFQCVVTPNGLVANVFGPLVGRRHDAALLNGCGILEHMQQHMVTPAGDEMYLYGDRAYPLTPNLMRPYRGQITEEQQAFNTEMSRARNSVEWEFSKIVRLWAFLDFKKNLKLFLSPVGKLYLVGVLLSNCHTCLHGSETSQFFGLNPPTLEEYLY; from the exons ATGCAGAGGACTATGCAGGCGCCTAATGGAATGAACAATCAAGGAACCAAGGCCAGTG GATTGGAGGTGCTCTGCATCTGTCTGCGGAGGTTGGCTTACCCATGCCGGTTTGCTGACCTTTCGCAGATGTTTCATCGTCCCAAGCCGgagttgtgtgtgctgttcaaggTAGGTATCGACTTCATCTATGATCAgttttctgacaaactaacaaaccTCAATCAGCCATGGCTGACAGTGCCCCAACTGGAACGGTACTGTGCAGCTATACATGCCAAGGGGGCTCCTCTGGAGTTTTGTTGGGGGATGGTTGATGGCACAATACGATCAATGTGTCGCCCCGGCCATTTGCAACAAGAAGTGTACGGCCATAAGAGGGTGCACTCTCTAAAGTTTCAGTGTGTCGTGACACCAAATGGCCTTGTGGCAAATGTTTTTGGGCCCTTGGTTGGTCGACGACATGACGCAGCTTTGCTGAATGGTTGTGGCATTCTTGAACACATGCAGCAGCACATGGTCACTCCAGCAGGAGATGAAATGTACCTGTATGGGGACCGAGCCTACCCCTTGACCCCTAACTTGATGAGGCCGTACCGTGGACAGATCACAGAAGAGCAACAGGCCTTCAACACAGAAATGAGCAGGGCGAGAAACTCTGTTGAATGGGAATTTTCAAAAATTGTTAGGCTGTGGGCATTTTTGGATTTCAAAAAAAATTTGAAGCTGTTCTTGTCCCCTGTAGGGAAACTCTACCTGGTTGGGGTTTTGTTGTCCAACTGTCATACTTGCCTACATGGCAGTGAGACATCACAGTTCTTTGGACTGAATCCACCAACACTGGAGGAGTATCTCTACTAA